The window GCGTTGCTTCGATCAGTTATcaatatttaatatgtatttacaaAGTCAAAATAAGAGATTTGTTAAGAAATCTTAATCTATTTGTTATAAGTTGTAATTTTAGTTACTGTATGCACGGATTTAAAAACAtgtaaaagaaactttttatttcctgTAAGCGAAATTACTACTGGTAGTCCCTTATATATCCTTGTCAATGGAATGAATCCATCATCTGTCAGATTAAACAAACGAGTGGTGAAATGGTGAATGTATGACTTCGTTTTGTGGGGTAAACATtgctaataatattaatttttaatgtttcctGTCGAATGAGCTTTACACTAAACCAATTcgtatttttgtttgtataaatTTGATTTAGAATGTCGTATCAATTATATAGAAACACTACATTAGGCCACACTTTGCAGGAGAGTTTGGATGAATTAATACAGGTAGGTGGAGGGTTAAATTTAAACATGCTTGGCATATTTCAAGATGTGATAGTTAAATAAAAGTAGTGTAATTATTAATAAAGTTATCCATGCTTATTTTCTATTTTAGTATGGTCAAATTACGCCCCAACTTGCTTGCAAAGTACTTTTGCAGTTTGATAAATCTATAAATCAGACTTTGGCTACAAGGGTGAAAGCTAGATTAACATTTAAAGCTGGTAAATTGAATACCTACAGGTTTTGTGATAACGTTTGGACATTTATGTTGAACGATGTAGAATTCAGGGAAGTGCAAGAAATAACCAAAATTGACAAGGTGAAGATTGTAGCCTGTGATGGAAAAAGTAAGTTGAAAATTAAGTCTCattttattcataattttagtAAAGGGTATCAAAGAGTATTGTCAATGTGTGGATTGTTCTAGTTTTAGTTGGTTAATGTTAATtcacttttaactattttaatatcaAAGTAACTTGATGCAAAAATGAAAATAAGAAATCATACATATTAGGTGTCTTAGGTAATCTTACACTTTAGGAATAATAGGATAACCAAATAGGAAGTGGAGTGCAATTGTAAAACCTTGAAGAAAGTAAAGAACAATattgcaaaaatttttaataaatgggCAAAAATAATGGTGGCATTAATGGAAATAGAAGCAAAAATAGTAGGAAGATTCGATAACTAAAGACTTGCAAAAAAATGAGAGATAGTTGCAATTGTATCATTTAAAAGTGCTTCGTTTGAGTGAGTAGATCAGCACATGATCAAATAGAAACATACTATATTCAGTCTTTGATTTATTTGCTAGTGTGGGTCCTACTTATAATATTTAGAATTACTTGAGGTGGTATGCCAAAACAAAAATGCCATgtgagaaataaaaatagattggaacaaaatacacattttttatacaGTTCAGTCTCAAAAATTGGTGTCTACTACCATTTTgtgctaaatttgtttattgttcaTATATTGATAATCATAGTTTCATTCTGATCTGAGGTTTATAACATTTCTGAGGATTGTTAAACAACTTTGAGGTCATCCATAAAGATGGTTCAAATTTGGTGTGATCTTTCTAAGCATTAGACCCACCCAGTTctgtaaaacaatatttttaatttattaacataTTGCAGATTATAATTATCTGCAATCATAACTATTGATATAATCAGTTCACTCAGTTTTGGATTATTATCTCACACAAGAGTCCTTGTTGGaaacacaaaaattcctacccAGCCTTATTAATATTTGAATTAAACTTACTGTTGCAGacttttttaattgaaaaaagaatagtaaagggaatgTGTATTCATTAATCAAATAGTATGTGtgtcagtggcggctggtgtggtaaaattttgggtaggccaagccagcaaattacatatagctatgtgtaatcagtgacggggtcatgaccccctcctcataactaattttttaatgacttctccgttcattttaacttctgcgttgtatctaatttttgcgatttttgatttttcatctagcaaatcgcgaacagaaaacgccctcttctgtacatccttaaaggacaggaaattactttaaatgttccttgcaactggaatgtttttttaaggaggcagacatattttttaaatcaaagtatcctttACAATTCtatacacatttcttattagaaaataacaaacacggccaacaatatagtctgtttttcgtaatacttccagacaaccatttgtagatatcataccaagagcaattaaaagtacgcacctttttcccatctttttggttAATACGCAATGTTAgagtaggcctttcattcataataatttttttctgtcaaTTTCAGTTCTTCTATATATTGGCGATTCCAATActgaaacaacaatgtccaaacactcactatcaacattactattactgcaacctggtaaagcgtcctaaaaactcatttttatgtatcagttataaaacaatctcacatatataagatgcatacaatcaggcgatatagaaatcatgcaaatgtgattttttttcttcgaattttacgaatttttttaaatttatttgggcaaccgtgcacttgtttgcaattgtgttgtttgtttaaaaatatgttacaattatagattatgttacatatttttttatcgtaatttaaaaggaaatttatattacaattcgataattacgttacaagtgacaacgatggacTGTGTAGgtccgatcgtctggtgcctaaacagcaagcataaacacaaCAATATAAATCgctgtccggcaagctgcttaacttcaaacgctttttgtacgaggatcttatgtgagctgggtcggccagttcctaTCGGGCCTAtttatgatatttaaaatgcctgaatacgattcgatgctttctgtggtaatataataacatagttgttttaatggacgctaatgtattgagtgatttagtatatttaaaagttatttacatgcattaacataatttttgaatctatgttcttcaattttaaagctcttaaaattattgggtaggcccggcctatcctgcctacccccaaaagccgccactgatgTGTGTTTGATGGTATAGTAACTTCCAGCCAGACAATTTGTTTGTACCAATTTAGCAAAAAATTAATTCAGGTCAGTGAACctagtatatatttatattttgagtCCAGGAAGAAAGTTTTACTTGTTAGTAGGAAGATAATTAAATCACGAAAGACTGTATTCATTATGAAGTGACTTTTTTGTCATATTCACAGGTCTCTTAACATATAACTTACCTGAACTGTAGATTATATGTATAATCTATATTGTATATTGTCGAGACTAAACATCCATTATCTACACTGAATATTATGTATAATGTGAAGTTTTTTATGGATCTTTAAGCTTACAATGGgttgtaatttaaaaaaactgaCTGTTGGGATCAGTTGTAAATTATCTTAATATGTAATATTCTGATCATGTTTTAACACTATTCATTTTTTAGATGTCAATGAAGAAGGCGGATCCAAAAAGTAAATATAGAAAACAAAGTGAACTGTATGACATTGTAAATAgactgttttattatttaataagaatATGTTCTCTTTAATGCAAGTAAACAACAGATACTCCCAATCAACACTTGAAGAATATGACAATTTATAGTTGTAGGTGATGTAGAATGAAATTGCAAATATGTAGATAATATGACCTGTTGCTTATttgcatttttagaaatttttgtATTGTCACAATGATTTATTTTAAGTATGCATATGAATAAAGTTATCATTTGaccaaaaaaatctttttgtgcTCTATTCTTTTATTCAAATGACTAGATCTAGTCTTTTTAAATCCTTTTTAGGCATTATCATAACATTTGGAAATAATCTGAACTATGGGATTAATACTGAAGAATCTATGGCCAGTATACTTGCCAGTTCATTGGCAAACATGACATACTAAGAATGAAAAAAATGGTGCAGGATGAAGGTTTTAGAAGATTAAGCTGCATTGATATGGGTAGTGAATCACGAGCAAGAGCCACACTTGTAATACATGAATCTTAATCATTTCATGGCGAATATGCAGTACTTGGTGGCAGGTGTAAAGGTGTTATGTGTGGAGTTCTTCTTTCATTCATTTGCTTGGCCTTAGCTACCAGAGCTATCCAGCCAGGATCTGTGTATTTATACTGAATGTTCAAGGGCTGTACCTAAGGTACATCTGGGCTTAAGCTCATAGGTCCTGAACCTGCAACAATAGTTAAAGGaggaaaaaaacaaattaaagtcaAATGTTCAAAAGTTCTTTCACACAAGTTCTATTGTTCTAGTCCTATACTACTGCACTAAGCACATCAATCCAAGCAAGCAGATTAAATCTTATAATGTACATTAACGAACTATGCTTGAGATCTTGTTGACCCTAAAAACACCTCTTTTGAACAACACATCGATAAATGTTGGATCACCTTGAAATTCACTTCTAAGTAACTGGGACTCCCTTTGATATCTAGTACATTCCAACAACACATGCTGTAAGGTGCCTAAACTGCCACATGAACACAGATTTGTATTGATCACTTTCAATCTAAATAAATGAACCGGAATGCTGCAATGTCCACTTCTCATATGACACATTTGTGCAATTATGCCCCTCCCCAGGTTGGGAAACCTTGTAAACCAGGCCTTTTTGTATGGAACCGTAACATTTGTACAATATGTAATTCCTTTTACCTGTCCTATTTGTTGGAACCGATTTTTCCAACTGATCCATAGGTTTTCCttatatttaatttgaaaatGAGCCCTAATCTTTCTAAAATTAATAAAGTTCTCTAAAGATGGTTCCTGTTTAAACTTCCTAACTGCTTCCTTCTTTGATTTAATCAAAGCAGAACACTCTTCATCCCACCAAGGTATTTGAGGTTTAGAAAATCTAAAACGCTTTTTCTTAAGGATGAACTTATTTGCTGCATCTAATAACAGGTTCTGAAAATCTGTGTATGAGTGATCAGAAATATTGTGAATATTAGACTCAATGTATAGATTAAATTGCTCTCAATTTGCTTTTTTCACATTAAAGATACTGAGACCTTAAAGAGGGTAATTTATTTGGGTGTTGGATATCTTGCCCATAATACACAACAAATGGAAAATGATCGCTAGCTCCTATCTCTGGAAAGACTTCCCAAAAACAGTCCGCAGCTAAACCTGGAGAAGCTATCGCCACGTCAGGAACACTGTTAGAATTAGGAGGTGAAATTCTTGTCGCTTTGAGAAAACACAAGTTATCTTCCTCCAAAAGATCAGCAAGACGATTACCTTTCGGATTGTTAGATGATGATCCCCATGAATAATGTTGACAATTCAAGTTACCTATGAAGAAGAAAGGTTTATCATACATTTGGACCGATTCTCTAAAGATCTTGCGGAAACGTATATTTGGTGCCTTATATGAGCCTATAATGAAAAATTGTTCAAATTTAACAACAATAGCCTGCCATTTCTCAGGCAAGTGAATGTTTGAAATATCCAACATATCAGGTGCCAGAGACTGATGTATAAGAATAGCTATTCCACCCCATCCATCAATCCTATCATCCCTAAAGCAGTAAAAATTATGAATACACAACTGTTGCGAAGATTTTAAATGAGTTTCATTTAAAagaatgatattaatattaaaattctttAAGAAACACAGTTAGATcctgtttatttaaaaaaaaaccgttAATGTTccaatgtaaaatattaaatgtcatagtcataacttcttcttcttgatttgcctatccgttacgaatgttggctttcatcatggcaatctttatcttttctgcagcagcgcggaaaagctgcagtTGCcagatgcgattttctaaatctCCCACTTAGAAACCGAAATTCCCCCAAATTTAAGTTCAAATCCCCCAAACTTAAAATTTTGTCgcataattacaatttttataaatttgaaaagACTGTAGACTGGAACAGACTGTACTACAATTATTTATACTAAAACAATgaattagaataatttttcatactaaaaaaatgAGAATAGATAATTTTActtcacgatttataaaaactgatGTCACCAGTGgtgtcac is drawn from Diabrotica undecimpunctata isolate CICGRU chromosome 5, icDiaUnde3, whole genome shotgun sequence and contains these coding sequences:
- the TfIIA-S gene encoding transcription initiation factor IIA subunit 2; translation: MSYQLYRNTTLGHTLQESLDELIQYGQITPQLACKVLLQFDKSINQTLATRVKARLTFKAGKLNTYRFCDNVWTFMLNDVEFREVQEITKIDKVKIVACDGKNVNEEGGSKK